AATAATAAATAAATCAGCTTTGATTTTTTCGGCCAATAATTGACTGGCAAAATCTTTATCAATAACAGCTTCCACACCCATTAATTCTTTTGTTTTAGGGTCTTCAATAACCGGAATGCCACCGCCACCTGCTGTAATAACAACAGCTCCTGTATTAAGCAAAGATTTTATCGTTGCTATTTCCTGAATGGCAATTGGCTTGGGAGAAGCAACTACTTTTCGCCAACCTCTGCCTGCATCTACTTTATAAGTAGCACCAGTCATCTTTTCTTGCAAATAGGCTTCTTCCTCACTAAGAAAAGGACCGATGGGTTTACTGGGATGGTCAAAAGCGGGATCTTCAGCTGATACAAGTACTTCTGTTACCATAGACACAACTTCCTTATCAATGGATTGTTTCCTTAACTCATTGATTAAGGCATTTTGTAACCAATAACTAATGGAACCTTCTGTCATGGCCACTAGGGTATCCAAGGGAAGCGCTGGATTGTCATAAGAATCAGCAGCTGTTTGTTGCAATAACAGATTACCTACCTGCGGACCATTCCCATGAGTAATGACTAAATCATCACCATTTTTAATGAATTGGACCAGATATTTGGCAGTCTGAGCCAATGCTGCCTGCTGTGCTTTGGCAGAAGCATCTCTAGACAAAATTGCATTTCCCCCTAATGCAATGACAATTTTTCTTTTTGCCATACATTTTCTCCATTTTCACTGATTAATTAGTTTAAGTTGCAGGTTGCTGTTGTGTAATACAGTGAATATTGCCACCACCGTAAGCAATTTCTTCTGTTCTCACACCAACGACTTTTCTATCTGGAAACATTTCCTGTACCTGCTGTTTAGCTAGTTGATCATTTTCATCCCCATACTGCGGTAAAATAATCCCTCCATTAACAATCAAGAAATTCAAATAAGAGGCAATCGCCATTTCTCCTTCTTCACGTGGAATACTGCCTTCAACATAGTCAATGGTTGCAGCTTCCTGCAGATAACAGGGTTCCTTGGTCACGCACATTTTATGAACCTTTAAAGGACGTCCCTTGGCATCTGTCTGTTGAGACAAGAAGTCATAAGCTGCTTTAGCTTCCTGATAAAAAGGATGTTCCTTATCATCTGTATAGATGCAGGCAACTTCCCCCGGACGAATAAAGCAGGCAACATCATCAATATGACCATTCGTTTCATAAGGATCAATGCCATCCTTGACCCAAAGAACCTTTTCACAATTAAGATAGTCCTTCAATTTATCTTCAATATCTTCTTTGGTCAGATGCGGATTACGACTAGGATGTAACAGACACATTTCTGTTACCAAAACGGTTCCTTCGCCATCCACATGGATAGAACCTCCTTCAAGAACAAAATCTTTCGTTTTGTAAGAATCCACACCTTCTATTTCACAAACCTTACGTGCTACTAAAGCATCTTGGTCCCAAGGAAAATAAAGACCATCGACTAAGCCTCCCCAGGCATTGAATTCCCAATCAACCGCACGCAAATCTCCTTTGTCATTCACCAGAAATGTTGGACCACAGTCACGAATCCAAGCATCATCATTGGTCATTTCAATAATTCGAATATTATGACTACCCAATTCTGATACGCGAGCCAAAGCATTTTCATATTGCAGTGGCGGAACACAAAGAGAGACAGGCTCGAACTCACTAATAGCCTCAGCTACTTCTAAAAAAGCCTTTTGAGCAGGTTTAGCTCCCAACCGCCAATTATCATTGCGCCAAGGCCAAAGCATCCAAATTTGTTTTTGTTTTTCAAATTCACCTGGCATTCTAAAGCCATCTTGTTTTGGAGTTGTATTTTTAATACGTTTTGCCATTTTCTTACCTCATTTCTTTATTTTTTTGATGATAATAATAAGTTCACCTATCCCTATAAAAATAAGAGAACCAATTGTTATTGGTAATTTTGAAGCTAAAGTTTCAGAATCAAAAGCCAGTGGTAGAGCAGTAAAAATCAAGGAAATGATAATTAAAATCATTGGTAAAATAACAAGTAATCTCAAAAAACTATCATTGCCACTAACCTTAAAAGGACGCGGTGTATCCGGATCTATTTTTCTCAACTTGAAAAATGCTGGAAATACAGGAACATAAGACAATAAAAACATGACTAAGTTTAAGGAGAAGAAAGCCCAGAATAAATCTTGATTGGGCAAAAATGGGGCAATAACAACCACAATGCTAGCAACAATACCATTAGCAAGAGCAGCACCAATTGGCATATCTCTTTTGCGACTTCTTTTAGCAAAAAATTGGGGCATGTCTCCATTTTCTGCAGCATAAGAAGCTGTATTATTAACACCGAGAGACCAAGAAATCATATTGCCAAACAAGGTCAATAAAAATAGAAAAGCCATGGTCATGATAAACCAACCGCCCGTTGAGCCTGTTAATAATTTAAAACTATCCATCATACCACTGCTGGTTGAAATCTTATCCGTTGGAATTGAGACGCCAATACCAAAAGCAGAAAAAATATAGATAGCTGCAATTACCAGACCTGCAACAATAATAGATTGAGGAATTTGCTTTTTAGGATTTTCCATATCTCCTGCAAAAGTACAAATAACCTCAAAACCGAGCAGGTTAAAAATAATAACTGAAATATAAGAGAGACTGTTCAGATTAAAAGAAGGCAACAGTGACTTTAAGGTCATTTCATTTGCCATGCCCTTGGTCAGGGCCACATAAAGGCCCAAGCCACCAACAAGTAAGGCCAATAACATTTTAATGACAGCTGCACCATTTAAAATCCAAATACTATCACTCACGGGATAAAAACTAATCCAAATAACCAGCCAAATAAAAATGAGTTCAACAATAATAGCTGTAACAGTTGAAAAGTTGTGTCCAGTAACTGTTGTTAATAAACCCGGTGTCATAACTGCCAGAGAAGCTAGCCAGAGTGGAAAATTAAT
This region of Streptococcus mutans genomic DNA includes:
- the arcC gene encoding carbamate kinase; translated protein: MAKRKIVIALGGNAILSRDASAKAQQAALAQTAKYLVQFIKNGDDLVITHGNGPQVGNLLLQQTAADSYDNPALPLDTLVAMTEGSISYWLQNALINELRKQSIDKEVVSMVTEVLVSAEDPAFDHPSKPIGPFLSEEEAYLQEKMTGATYKVDAGRGWRKVVASPKPIAIQEIATIKSLLNTGAVVITAGGGGIPVIEDPKTKELMGVEAVIDKDFASQLLAEKIKADLFIILTGVDHVYIHYGQPNQEKLEKVTASQLKAWKDQQQFAAGSMLPKVEAAIAFVEAHPSGKAIITSLENIANVISEGSGTQITAN
- a CDS encoding APC family permease; the protein is MEGKKKFSLFSAVLSVICVVFVAEAAAPVAAIGNSQFFWWLFLLIAFLLPYGLISSELGTTYIGDGGIYDWVTKAFGHKWGSRVAWYYWINFPLWLASLAVMTPGLLTTVTGHNFSTVTAIIVELIFIWLVIWISFYPVSDSIWILNGAAVIKMLLALLVGGLGLYVALTKGMANEMTLKSLLPSFNLNSLSYISVIIFNLLGFEVICTFAGDMENPKKQIPQSIIVAGLVIAAIYIFSAFGIGVSIPTDKISTSSGMMDSFKLLTGSTGGWFIMTMAFLFLLTLFGNMISWSLGVNNTASYAAENGDMPQFFAKRSRKRDMPIGAALANGIVASIVVVIAPFLPNQDLFWAFFSLNLVMFLLSYVPVFPAFFKLRKIDPDTPRPFKVSGNDSFLRLLVILPMILIIISLIFTALPLAFDSETLASKLPITIGSLIFIGIGELIIIIKKIKK
- the aguA gene encoding agmatine deiminase, encoding MAKRIKNTTPKQDGFRMPGEFEKQKQIWMLWPWRNDNWRLGAKPAQKAFLEVAEAISEFEPVSLCVPPLQYENALARVSELGSHNIRIIEMTNDDAWIRDCGPTFLVNDKGDLRAVDWEFNAWGGLVDGLYFPWDQDALVARKVCEIEGVDSYKTKDFVLEGGSIHVDGEGTVLVTEMCLLHPSRNPHLTKEDIEDKLKDYLNCEKVLWVKDGIDPYETNGHIDDVACFIRPGEVACIYTDDKEHPFYQEAKAAYDFLSQQTDAKGRPLKVHKMCVTKEPCYLQEAATIDYVEGSIPREEGEMAIASYLNFLIVNGGIILPQYGDENDQLAKQQVQEMFPDRKVVGVRTEEIAYGGGNIHCITQQQPAT